The genomic interval CACCAGCAGCGGTGATGCTACTAGCCATACTGATGCCACCATCTCTGTTGTTGCCACCAGTTAAAATGGTGCCACCAGCCTCATCGGTGCCATCCAGCCTTGGTGGTGCCATTAGCCTTTGGGGTTCCACCAGTCATATCAGTGCCATCAGCCTCTTTGAAGACACTGGTCCCACTCGTGCCGCAGTTCCGGTGGTGTCACTGTAGTGCATGCATCCCTAGCATTGCATCACTTTCTCTGCCACAGGCACACATCACTCGCTTGGTCCTGGGCCTGGCAGGCTCGTGGCACTTTCTTGGATAGTGCAGTTCCTGCGCAGCCCAGCACTGATCTCCCAGGGTTATTTCTGAATCACAGGACAGGAAGCATTTAGAGGTTTAAGCCGAGATGAATAATGTGCTCATTTCCTTGTGCCGACTACAAAGCACCTGCTCCAGGGGATTTATGGAGTGCCACTCTCTCGCACTCACGGCACTGCTGCCCACCCGgatgttattattttcttgggATGGCTGGTGGGTGCCAAGGCCTGTTTTCCCAAACACTGTGCACCTTCCCATCATTCTTCTTAGGAAAAGTggctgaaggcagcagtggggcacaTCAGGGTAGCCCCTGGTGCCAGAATGTGGCCCCAGGCAGGGTAAGGTGCACAGTGCCTTTGGGTGTCAGCAGGTGTGAGGTGGGAGCATTGCAGGAACAGGTGTCTCCAGGGCATGATGCTAGATGGGGTGACACAGgtacagcagggctgcagagggacGAGCAGCTCCTCTCTGCGGGCAACTGTGGCAAAGGAGAATAAGGGGTGCTTGCAGCCACTGGGATAAACAGGCTGGAGAGGGCATGGGAGAAAAGGACGGAGCGCGCTGGAGAGGGATGGACCACAATGGGGAGGAATGGAGCATTTGGAGAGGGGTGAAGCATGAGGACAAAGAGTGGAGTATGATGGAGAAAATGGACCATGTGGAAGAGGAATGGAGCATGTGGAAGAGAGATAGAGCATACTGAAGAGGAACAGGCTGTGAGAGTGAGCAGCTAAGCACGATGGAGAAGGGTGGACCACAGTGTTGAAAAAGGATGGACCATGATGGAGAAGAATGGAGAATGAGAGCAGGAATGGAATATGAGGACAAGAATGGACCAAAATGAAGAGAGATGGACCATGACAAAGAGGCATGCAGCATGAGGGTGAGCAGTAGAACATGAGACCATGAAAAAAGGCCAGAGGGTGgtggagcactgggagcaccaGGGAGCATCAGAGAGCTGGGGGGGCTCAGCGTGCAGTCCGAGTTGTACCGGAGAACAGAGCCCAGCCTGAACGCCAGCCCAGCCCCTGTGAATAATGCAACATTGAGGTATTGATTATGCCCCCTCCACTTTGTCCTCTTTCTGGAGCAGCAGCCGCACAAATCAGGCTGACACTGACCCAGCTCGGCCCAGCGATAAGTTGggtcaggctttttttttttgctgcttagaaagaaaataaagtgcttGTGGGGAGCAGGAGCCAAGCTCACCAGTGCCTAAAACAGCAATCGTAGCACTTCCTTGGATTTATGGTGTTTGCTTTCACAATGCCAGCCGGGATCCTGTttgcttcctgctctgcagctgcagcctaagctgaaggctcaggAGATTCAGGTTTTATAACACTCCTGGATCCTGCCGATGGCAACTTGTCCATCATCTTTTACGACCCGCACACCTCCTGTGAGGCTGGGCTGGGCCACTGCCACCCCATCCCATTGCCCACCTCCGGCTGCCCCTGGCAATGGGGTACCCTTCCCAGTGCCAGGCACTGTGtgcaggggctgagctgcaccGGCACGGGCAGGTTGCTGAGACAAAGATGTCACCTTCTGCAATGTCCTGGGATGCTCGGGGCTGATGGCAAACACCAGAACTGGGCACCCCGTGTCACCTCAGGGACAGAGCAGGGTTGCACCACACCACAGCATCCCgcagcccagctctgtgtgctctgtccatccccatcccctgcctTCAGAGCCGGGATCCCCAGCTGTGAGAGCTTGGCCACCCCACAACCACCCCTTCTCCAGATTTTTGGTGTCCCTCTGGGAACCAACCATCGGGGCCTccaaatgaaaagcacaacttTTGTTTCACGTTTTCTCTGCTCAGTGGTGAAACGAAGATGGATTAGTTCACTGTGGTTGCTAGCGTGCTAGACTCCTTTTCCCAAACACACAATAGAAATATTCATTTACCGCTCTGACGACGGAGACTTTTATCCTCCTTATATAGTAACAACTCTGCTCCAGAGGGCGATTTTCATTTGTTACTGATACACTCCTCCATCCCTGCCCACAGACTGTGGGCTGTAGTTTATCCATGGATACCCCAAGCTCCTCTGATTTATTACCACCTCTTCCAGCCGATAGCACATGCAGCCCTCTGCCTCTCCATTTCTTCCCTTGATTTGAgatttctccctttcccccacCCATTTGTCCAACACAGTGTTTTAATGGAGGGCTGTGGGGCGGTGGCAGGGGCCAGGGGACGCCAGGCAGTGTGGGGACCTGTGTCCATAGAGGGATGTGCCTCGAAACCCAAAGGTGGTGAATCCAAAGCGGATAGAAggaagtgggttttttttttttcactccctGCTTAATTAGGCTGCCACAGGAAAGTGCTCAGGCCAAAATTTAGTGGGATTCAAGGAAGGATTGGACATCTATGCGGATAACAGAAATATCCAGCTATAACAGTGGATGCCAACACAAATTCTGGAAGGGATATTAAGCCTCACGCGTCAGGGTGTAAACCTATCCCAAACAAGGCAGCTTAACATTGGGCAGATGACCCACATacgctgctgctgctacagctgccagcaggcaggACGGTGGCCTTGCTCCCTGCTGTGGCAGCACCTTCTGCAGAGGGCAACGAACCCCTCTGGGCAGTCACCACTCACAGTGCCCCACACCTATTGCCCACACCTTCCATCCTCTCTCCTTGGCTGCAGGTAACAGCCTGATCCTGCAACCTGCAGACAGACAGTGCAGGCAAGGGACTGTGGTAGCCTTCAGGTACATACAGCCAAGCCCTTTGTTCCCCTCTCAGGTCACCTGCTGGCCAAATACACCCAATTTCATCCCTCTTGTCACATCCCACACATTCTGCAGTTGCCTAGCTTCTGGAAGGAACTGCTCACCTCTGGCatctgcaggtgctgcagatGGATGGCATGGCCCCATGCTCACACTGGCACCACCAAGCTGAGCCTCGGGGACATTGTGGACATGCAGGGCACTGTGCCACTGGGAACCACTGCACTGCCTGCCCTTGGCCAAGGAGACCAGCCCTTACCCACAGTCTTCGCTAGAGGCTTGGAGAAGGGGGAATTCACTCCATGAGCTGAGCGTGAGCAGCTCCGCACCCAGCAGGGAAGCACCGGTTGTCAATCTGGTGCCCATCCCCCTCCACACAATGGGATGCTCGGACACCTTGCCGCGATGCAGCATGACAGAGGGGTGTCTGGAGCTCTCCCACTGGTTGGGAGccagggctgcccagcaccatgCCAAGGGCAACCTCACCAGGGTGCCTTGGATCTTCCCTTGCCACCGAGCCCTGCACCCACAGGGGCTTCCAACTGGAGACATTTCTGGAGGGCATGAATCAGCTTTTCACAGCTTGTTAAAAATCTTGATCCTACCTCTTGTTTTCATGCCTTTCAAATCAGGAAATGAGTTTTACAACTTTTCCAGTGGGGCACAGCTGGTGGCCAGGGTCGTAAAGCTGAACTTTATAAATATCTCTTGTTGGGATCAGGGGAAGAGCATtaaaaaggcagagagaaagagagagaaagagagacagaagggaaagaagctaaggaaagagaagaaaagcaactcGGCAGGACTGCTAAGAGCCCAGCTCAACGATGGCCATGGCCCTGAGAGCGCTGAAGACGGCATGCACCTGGGGCAGGCTCtgcctccttctctccctcttccttcagctgccaGGCTCCCAGGCCAAATGCTACTTCCAGGCTAAAGGTAAGCAGGGAGGTGAGTTGGGAGGATGTGGATGCTGGGAGAATGCCTTGGCTTTCCCCAGGGCAGCTGGGCTCAGCCCTGCAAAGAGCTacacaggctgtgctgagcctAGGAGCACAGTCGTGGGCCAGTGATGACTGGAAGGCGCAGTCTATAAACCACAGAACAGCTCCCCAGGGTTCTGGCTGAGAAACAGCTTGCTGGGCCATGAAGAGCTCCTGGCAGGAGCCTGGCTGTGGGCAAGATGTGGCAGGCTGTGGCAGGACCAAGATGTGGCCCGGCTGTGGCAGGACCAGTAGCACAGGGAGGAGGGCTGCCCTCCTGTCCTTTCAGGGGTGAAGAGATGCTGAAATTCAAAGCGACACTGAATATGATTTCTCTGAGAGCCAAGAGTCACCTGATTCTGCCCCAAGTCAGCAGGATGGATATGAGCATCTCCCTTTGCGTTTACTTGAGCTTCCCAAACCTGCACAGATGGCAGGAGCGGCCACCAACTGTCTCCCATGTCACagggaagaagggaagcagCGATATACCTGTTTCCTTTCAGGGCAGAGGGATGCCGGTGGGGCTCCCACACACCCTCACACTTATTGCCACTATTTTCTTTGCAGCTCCCTGCGAGTATGAGGGGAAGCAGTTCTCCCTTGGGGAGTCGTGGCTGAGCACCAACTGCCTGCTGTGCACCTGCCTGCACCCCATTGGCGTCGGATGCTGTGAGACGTGAGTGAgggatgctggggatgggcAGCAGTAGGGCTGGCGGTGGCACTTGTGACAGACCAACCAGTTGAGTCCTGGGGaccgtagaatcatagaagggcTTGggtgcttgggttggaagggaccataaatATCCTTGTGTTCCAGCCATAGTTGCCAACCATaaaatcaggcactagatcagggTATGCAGGAAGTAAGGGATGGCAGTGGAGTACGAGGTGCTACAGAGGGTTCTGTGGACATCAGACAGGCAGGAACTGGCCTGGGAAATATGTGGGCTGCTCCCTGGCACCTGCCAGAGGAGCTGACAGCACTCTGCCCTTTTtttcagcacccagcaccccaTTGACTTCCCCGA from Lagopus muta isolate bLagMut1 chromosome Z, bLagMut1 primary, whole genome shotgun sequence carries:
- the LOC125686844 gene encoding prostate-associated microseminoprotein isoform X2 translates to MAMALRALKTACTWGRLCLLLSLFLQLPGSQAKCYFQAKAPCEYEGKQFSLGESWLSTNCLLCTCLHPIGVGCCETTQHPIDFPDWCEAHYDTQTCQISVVQKANPSLPCVKSVEHEWGSAGTPEPLNKVLDAGLSR
- the LOC125686844 gene encoding prostate-associated microseminoprotein isoform X1 is translated as MLKFKATLNMISLRAKSHLILPQVSRMDMSISLCVYLSFPNLHRWQERPPTVSHVTGKKGSSDIPVSFQGRGMPVGLPHTLTLIATIFFAAPCEYEGKQFSLGESWLSTNCLLCTCLHPIGVGCCETTQHPIDFPDWCEAHYDTQTCQISVVQKANPSLPCVKSVEHEWGSAGTPEPLNKVLDAGLSR